In Lentilactobacillus sp. SPB1-3, the sequence CAACAAAAAATAAGTGAGATTTTTTATTAGTTCTGACATAATGGAATGCCTCCAATTTGATTTTATTTATTAAGATGTTGAGAAAAAATGTGGGATTATTTTGATTAACTTAGGTTTTTTTTCGACATGCAATACCCTATGGTATTATTAGGATGATGATTTTTGTGAACTATATTGGTCTTTCAGGAGGATATATGAACGTTGCTGAAAAATTAAAACTTTGTCGTAAAAATAAGGGGATGACCCAAGAACAATTGGCAAAACAGTTATATGTTTCACGAAAAACAATTTCTAGCTGGGAAAACGGTCGTAATTATCCAGATATTAACAGCTTGATCAAAATGAGCTCTATATTTAATGTTTCGATGGATGACTTACTGCGAGATGACCGTATGCTGGAATATTACGCCGAGCGAGATAAACAGGCTACTAAGAGTCATAGAATTGAGAGATATTCATACTATCTGGGAATTATCTTGTTGTTTTTAAGCTATATTGAGCTTTTTAGAGTCGAAGGTTTTCATACGGTAATCGTGCCAATTTTGTTGGTCGTTAGTATGGTTATTTTGACCATTCATTATTCTGATTGGCAGAGATTCAATGTGAAGAAAACGGCGATGATGATTGCGACTTTTGCAATAGCGATTATCATAAATGGAATAGCAATGGGGCTTAGTCCGACTTTTAGACTGACGATTACACCTGCTAACTTGGCTAAAATGTTGGGTGGATTTGCTGGAGATTTGTTAATGACGATTGTGTTGTCGGTTAGTTTGACGTTGCTAATATTTTTACAACCAAAGCGACATCTGGATTAGTTCGTTGATGGGTTCCTGATGTTCATAAGCATTCCTCCTTTACCTACATAGTAGAAACAGGCAAGATGGCATTCAAGCTATGTCTGGTAGACACGATGGTTTTATATATAAAAAGCGCAAACTTAAAAGGATAAGTTTGCGTTTAAAAAATTAAAAAGAAGGCGAATATGATTAACTCTTTATCAGTAAAGCTTAAAGAAGCACGATTGAACCATGGATATTCACAAAATGAAGTTTCTACTATTTTACATATTTCGCGACAATCTATTTCTAAATGGGAGAATGGCCGCACTTATCCCGACATAGATAATTTATTAATGTTAAGTGATCTTTATGAAATATCGCTGGATGATTTGATGAAAAGTGATGAGAGTATTAAAGCTAATTATGCGAATAACAATCAAGAAATTATTGATAAGCGAAGAACCCAGACTAGAGTTAATGATGAATTGTATCAAAATAGTAATGAGGGCTTGATGTTAGTGGTTTTATCTCTGGTTTCTGCTAT encodes:
- a CDS encoding helix-turn-helix transcriptional regulator; the encoded protein is MINSLSVKLKEARLNHGYSQNEVSTILHISRQSISKWENGRTYPDIDNLLMLSDLYEISLDDLMKSDESIKANYANNNQEIIDKRRTQTRVNDELYQNSNEGLMLVVLSLVSAIVPPIGVILPIYVMWRNTKYNSLYKMIYLISIVVMLVSLWGTWIIISDNLLPSHTEVYRIN
- a CDS encoding helix-turn-helix domain-containing protein gives rise to the protein MNYIGLSGGYMNVAEKLKLCRKNKGMTQEQLAKQLYVSRKTISSWENGRNYPDINSLIKMSSIFNVSMDDLLRDDRMLEYYAERDKQATKSHRIERYSYYLGIILLFLSYIELFRVEGFHTVIVPILLVVSMVILTIHYSDWQRFNVKKTAMMIATFAIAIIINGIAMGLSPTFRLTITPANLAKMLGGFAGDLLMTIVLSVSLTLLIFLQPKRHLD